In Saccharomyces eubayanus strain FM1318 chromosome II, whole genome shotgun sequence, the genomic stretch ataactCGATGTTAGGCATCTTGGCACACACTTCGTTCCGAATCACTTGAAAAAGGTTCGCCTTGTCTACTAGCTCACTTAGTGTGGCTTTATCTAAGGGTAATATGATCACTATTGGCGGTACGCTTTTAATTgagtttttattattggaGCAATATGAGACGATTTGCGCAGCTAGTAATAGTAATTTATTCTTATCAAATGATTTCAAATATATTAACCCGGGCGGATCTTCATTGGTTAGTTTAAGCAACTCACAAAACCCTAATTCTTGGTTGATATACGTCTGTGATAAAGTCGgtgaaaatgataaacaatcttctttgaaagacGAACTCAATAATAGAAATTTAAAGTTCTTTATGCCATTTGGTGGACGaaaatttagaaattttATGAAGGGCTGAGAATCGTGCTTAACTTTGATTAGTTCGTGATGCttttttacaaaaacaTATGGCTGCTTCATATTGTAAAATTTGGTAATTGTATCATTCCCATTCAATCTATCAAAACTAGAAAATAATTGTAACATCGTTGATTTTACCAGACCTTCCTGACAATCTCTCACACCTTTGTATGAGATCTCTGGAATGCCGAGATTACCCAAGATATTATAATCTGTAACCACTTGTTCTGCAATCAAATCTAAAACatcttgttccttttctgaTATCGTGACTACAGGATTTGGTGTTATAAAAATGTCCGGTATGGATGCTAGCGGCATATGCCTTAACAAAAATGGCAGACTACTTGAAGATTCAAAAGGTAGATTAGATTCTGCTGGCGCAAATTCCGAAATCCCACTTTTGTCCTTTGATAAGATTGGTGTTTCCGATTTAGCTGAGTTTGACGGAAACTCGGACGGGTTCGTGGTCACACTATTGTCCTCAAGGGCCAATTTCAAACTATTCTCTATCGGTTGAATAGACGAATCAACAGTCTTCAAGGGAGACTCCGTCTGCGGTATATCGTTTTGAGGGATCTTCCAAATAGAATTAAATCCCTCCTTGTTGCCGGCGTTGCTGCCTTCGTTTCCTGAACTGAAATTGTCTTGTTTCATGATAGAATCTTGCAAACTTGGAATGGACGAATAATTGATATATTGCGGCTCATGGATATTATTACTAGTGCTAACGTTGTCAGAAAGTTTCATGTCGTCGCGTACATTCAATGATTTGAGGTCCTCATCACTGCTACCAttctcttcctcttcatcctcttcttcttcagagCTGGATAGGTCTGCCATAGAAACGTCGAAGTTCAATGCTTCCTCCTTTTGTAAAGGactaaatgaaaatttccCTCCAGATTTGTATTTATTATCAACattattttctattataGGGTTGAAATTTAATGGTGCAAAAACACTTCTACGCCTATCACGAGGTGTTTCTACGGGAAGTGGTGCACCAGGATCCATGTATAATGGACTTGTAGGTAGAGTCATCTCATCTATCGGAATATccagatattttcttttcccattagatttttttgttgttccaCTCATTGTACGAATATTGGCTTTCTCAGACGTGAAAAATGGCATGTCCTTGCCAAGACCGGTATGTATGCtactattattgttgtttgtgTCTTTCCCATTAATGCTCTCTTCCTCGTCCGACATCTCGAACATATCTTCTGTAATTTCGTCGGATATACTTTTGTTGGACTCATTTGTAGAATTTGATTTATTACTATCACCAAATAGATCCTCATCCTCGTCTTCACCGAACAGTTCCTTATCGACTATAGAATCACTTTTCTCACTCGCTAGGTTTTCaacttgttcttgttgttccaCAAGGCTCTCTTTATTAGTAGTTGCTTCCACACTTCCCGTCTTGCTTATGGGATTGTTTATCTTTTCTAATGATCTGCCACTTACCTCCAGCTCGGACTTCAGCGGACtattttctaattcattGGACACTATGGTCTGTTTTCTATCATTGAACAACtcattattattgatattattattaggCGTGTTCAAGAAAGCCGGGGCAAATTGATCACTCGGCGAAAGCATCAATTTATCAATACCCGTGAAACCGGGAGAAATATCTTTTGGTGATGTTTTGCTAGCTTCTTGGACAGAAGGGTAGGAAACGGGCTGTGAGTTGATCGAATTGTTTTTATAGTGTTGGAACTGTTCTGTGTATGCGCCTTCTGAGCTCAACGGGTTGGTGCCCGCTATATTACTGCTCAATACGCCTGAGCTTCCTGGAGTTCTATAAGCAGCTGTTTGTTTTAGCTGTATAAAGTCATCAATGGCATCCAGTGCATCTTGTAAACTGTGAAATTCTGAAGGATCACTAGATGTAGAACCTTCGACATCTATTACCGGTTGAGCAAATATTAAGCTTAATGGCCATACTATTTTCTTACCTTCGACTGGTGGATTCAGGTATGAGGCTATAGTGGGTGTATGACCATTAAGATGCCCCAAGTCAGGAATGACGGCGACCCATTtcaggttttttttattctgcAAGTTGATACCATGAGATACGCTCAATGTCGTCAGGAGAAGTCCGGTATGCTTTGGCGGTTGAATCAAATATCCTTGCTTGGATGCAGGCGCTATATGCATCCTTATTCCTGATGGTGCTAGATAGAGTGCGTGCTTTCGAAGAAATGATTCTTCTAGATTTTCCTCTTTCATGGGCAGTAAACCCATGTTCTTAGCACATAGGGATACTGCAAGGTCACCATTAACAAAAAGGTGGGGTTCTAACTGTATAAGATGACTCGGGTCTCCGTTCAACGATATACAGGCATTTCCAAATTGTATTAGCTTATTGTGAGAGCCTAGTGCTAAACTAATGCAGATTGTTCTTCGTAACGCCTTCAAAAATAGGGCATAATGGGGCGGCAAGTTTGGTTTAGAATAATCAGCAGTAAAAGATCCTACTTTATCTGGGTTTACCGGCTTATTTTCTACCATGGGAGGCGTCGGTATAGGATCATCATTTATGCTAAAACACCACAAATCTCTTGAAAGCAATGCCACCAGATTCTTGGGATTCTGTTTCCGCAACAGAAATTCTATTTGAATAGACCATTGGTCATTCTGCGTTTTAGGAATATACTGGTGATAGTTGATCTTCGTAACCTTCTCTAGTCTGTAAAAGCTGGATAGAACGTCCTCAAGTCTATACGTGGAAGCGTCAGAACTCATGCTAGCTGCTCTGTTGTCAGTATCCAGCTTAAATATCACCGGGTTTAGTCTTATTCAGCTGCGGCTGACTAGGATGTAATTCGCTACTATTCTTCTTAAAGGGTAGTTGTAACAATTGTCAGAAATCCTGGCCTACTTGATCCAGCACTACCCGGTTCCTGTtagttgaaaaaagtgtTTTGGTCCTTCAACTCGTGAGGTAAGCGCGAATAATGTCGATgacttttttaaaaaaaagtcattgTTTATTATGGGGACCCTGAAATAATGAACGACAGAAAAAAGGGAGGAGAAGTAATAAGCTCACAGTTGTCCACCTGCCCTGTTCTAAAAAGTTGCCATTACTTCTTTTGATCCTTTCATGCCCTATAAAATACTCCGGATGAAAAATTCGCTCGAGACACGTAAATCAGAAGGGATATTACTGGCGgatgaaagaaatagaTTAAGGATAGGAGAGCTGTATCGTTACAAGTTTTCGGTGAATAAAAATGAGCTCAAAGAACAAGGGATAGATGTATCGCAACTATTCGTGAGAAttaaaaacgaagaaagtCCCCTGCTCCGGCCAGTGTATTTGACCGGGCCGTATTCCTTTTACGTTGATATTAGACCGCATAATTACAATGAGAACCGCAAGTTTCGAGGGACAGAGGCTATTCCGTTTATTGAAAACTTGAAACCAGACGAAAGGTTTAAAGTAAAGATATTACTGAATCGTAATTCCAGAGTTGGTAGTAGTTCTATTTATTCGTGGACTATAGACATTGTTTCGCAATTAGCGGTGACCACGATCCCGAGGTTGGAATTCACTTTTAGAATAGGAACGACAAGGAAAGTGGTCAAGAAAACTAACGGTCCGTTTAAAAGTGTTGAAGGTGTTGCTTTGGAGATATGGGACACTAAAACTCTTTGGGATTTGCCACCAAAATATCCAGAAAAGCCCGTACATCTGGTTATAGTGACACATGGGATATTCGCCAATATTGGGTGCGATATGTTATATATGAAGGATaaacttgaagaaatgaCGTTCCCCATGGACGAGTCTATTAATCCAAATATAATTGTTCGAGGTTGTATGGATAACGTGGGCAAATCTAGTCATGGTATACATTGCTTAGGTGTAAGAGTTGGAAAGTATGTTCTTGAAATTGTTGATGAGTTGAACAAGAAGTACAGAGtaaataaaatatcattCATTGGGCACTCCCTGGGGGGTCCAACCCAATCTATGGCAATCCGCTACATAACCGTGAAAAGaccagatttttttgaccCAGTGAAAGGTGTCAAACCCGTTAATTTTATTACGCTAGCGAGTCCCTTCATCGGTGTCATTGGTGATTTTCCCTTCTATTTGTCTGTTCCACTTGATATGGGCGCCCTTGGGTTGACAGGAAGAGACctaaatttgaaatatacACCCTTAACATCCAGAGATGGGTTATATACCGATGATGAAGCATATTCGGAACgttcaaaatatatactAGAAATCCTTCCACAAGCACCagctaaaaaaatatttgaagcCTTTAAGAGAAGAACAGTCTATGCCAATATCATGGATGATGGTATTGTTCCCTTAAGAACCGCTGCCCTTTTGTATTTAGACTGGCGAGGTATACataaagttcaaaaaattaggAAAGAGAATAAAAAGTCTTCAAAGTCCAAGGGATACGAATCCTCGGTGACACCAGAGAGTAAAGAAGTATCGCCATTATCTAACGAAAATGGCCATAATGTTGGGGAGATTCCTGCAGAAAGTCCTAATAAGAAGGCAACCTTACAATGGACCCTACCACAGGCTGTCATACATGGAGGCAggataaataaatatacaaGAGGTCAAACTAATGAGGCTGTCTCGGATTCGGATAGTGAACAAGGAGTAACCACTAATGATCAAAAATTCGAGCCTCCAAAAGAAGCTAATACCTTATTATCCGCGTTATCGGTACTGACAGCGTCTATACCAGATCaagaatatattaaaaaccCTGCCGTAAGGAAAGATGAAATTGTTCATGACAAACTTTATCATCCAGAAGAATTGCCTCCCTTACATTACGAGAATAGGCCCATAGTTAAAAAGCTTATATATCCTAATGAGAGTGTCAATAGGATTCAAGAGCGTATTGCCAGGGAATGGCAGGAAACGATGACTTGGAGGAAGGTCTTGGTGCAGATCAAACCAGATTCacataataatattatagtGAGAAGACGATTTGTCAATCTGTATGGTTACGTTGCCATCGAACACATGGTTGAGCACCATTTCGGTACCAAAGTTTGTAGCGAGCTTGTTGATGATCCAAACGAACCAAAAGATGAACCAGACCAGCCTCGACAGTCGGACCAGTCAAATGGGCGCAACAAGCCTAGCAAATCGGAAAAGTATTGACAAGGAACTAAAAAATATCTTATCGAATTTTGATCTTGAATATATAatgagtaaaaaaaatgagaatgATAGCAGAGAAAGCTATATATTTCTCTAGTTTATTTGTAATGGCTACTGTAACTTTCGCATAGTGcaagtataaaaaaatgtatataaaaatattattagcCCTGTAGGGGGCTCGAACCCCTAACCTTATGATTAAGAGTCATACGCGCTACCGATTGCGCCAACAAGGCCACttaatttgaaatcttcCTCATTCAAGGTAAAAAAGTGATTGCGGAAAAGCGGTCAGtacaaattcaaacaagaaGCTTATGTCGGAATAGGTGTTTCTTGACATAACATTCTTtatgttgataattagttagtttGGTAAGTTGaaataattaagaataagcagtcctttcttattattatataagagaggtatataaaacacacgctgattggttatatgaAACCCAATGGTTCAAGTATAATTCAGAACATTGATAATGAGTTCTCAGATATAACTTATCTTCTTATGTACTAATTTCTGAGCAATTAGTAGATCtttatcttattttttttggggTAAAATGTATTATTAAATTTTACCCACCCCAATATAATTAGTGTCAATGTACGAGAATACCTATGTTGACATAAAATATGTTATGTCCGAGATCACCTATTCCAACACTTTATGTCGAAATAAGTAATCTTGAACATTCTTTAATATGACATTAATTATGTTGAAACAGAAATATTCACAGGCAAGTATTGAACATGGATACAATTGACtttttaaattgtatgatgatctttgggattccatttatttcttgacgttataatattatgtaactagattatactagagattctcctcatggatttaggaatccacagGAGAATCagtaattttgcataatattataaacgattctgttcctctttttatatgtcGTCATccattgatcctattacaatatcaatccttgcgctccagcttccattaattaCGATGACAGTGTTGATCCTGTTTTACTGGTTTTAtagtttatgtcatcttttaacaccgtatataatagtaatagatggacgATAGtagaatcttgttccaacaattAGTAATAGTCTGTTCAGTTGTCTTCGGTGGCCGATTACACTACACGAATGTCACTTGTGTGAGCGAATGTAGCCCCACTGGTGGTGGTTGGGATGGTAACTCCAAAAAATAGGTCGCTTAGCTTTCTTTATGTTTTAAGCCATACGTGaactgcaaaaaaaaagagtacTATTTTATAAATCTTCGACACACTACGTGAGTGAGATCTTACCACTAGTACCATTCTTGAGCATAGAAGTGACATTTCCCGTTGGATTGCATGGAAATAGAAATACCAGACACGCCGAGTATGTAAACATGATTAATGTGATCGATTTGATACCTGATGAAACCGCACCATACACCAACGCCGTTAAACAGACTTCCACTTGAAGGTCATGAATATCACCAGCGATATTAAAATTAGGGCCCgcacaaacaaaaataatccTCTCCTAGAGCTCTTGACTATCTCAGAACGTATATCTATCTCAGCGTTTTCAGGATGACTATCAAACATTATGCCGATGAGAACTCTATGGCCTCTAAACCTCACTACCATACATACTGTACGCATGAGTATTGATTTGAGATCGGCTCTAATGTCATCACGACAGTTTTATTAGGAAAGTAGTGATCTTGACTCTTGCAGGAAGTAATAGAGAGGTCGCACAAAAAAAGCTACAATGCTTTAAGCTCTCTTTTGTTACAGTGTTCTTGAAGAAGGGAGGTAAACCCAAGTAATTTTGGATAGCTTTTCAAGCGCTTGAATAGCGTTCGTGTTCTTGGTacatcaattttttaattaatATTTAGGCGCGTTGGCCTACAAACCCGGAAAAATCATTACTTTTTTAGCGGgcaaaaatcaaatataAACGGAATTAACTATATTGAAAGTTGACTTAGAATATACAAccaagagagaaaaaggaataaAAGCACCTTCAAATGACTGTCATAAAAACCGAGCCTTCAACCGAGGTTGCGTTGTATTCCCCAACAGCAAATGaatctttgaataaaaatgaaaccgtaaaaaagagagaaaacaataaacaaTCTCCTTCTTCCAATATAAATAGCCGCTCAAGTATAACGAAGCATAAAGTTGCTGCCAAGGCGCCggaaaaaaagtcaaaggATTCAGAAAAGCAAGATCTTTCTGCTTTTTTGTTAAATCCTTCGCTGATTGTAAAACCTTCAGAggggaaaagaaaagaaaatgctgtGGCAGTTAGCGACACACCAAATGTTAAGACCGAGCCCACAGGATTTCAGTTGCTGACcccaatttcaaagaaaagggctttaaaagaaaaaccaacaTCTGGTAAATACGATAATATTGATTTTTCGAAGGAGGAGAGAGCTtacaaccaaaaaaagccaaaaatACTTTCTCCTGCTACAGAGACTTCCCCCTCTGAATATAAGTTCTCGTCAATTGTAGAAAATGTATCATCTCCGgctaaacaaaaatcacAGGAACTAACTGAAAATCCTGGTGAGTACcagaaaatacaaaactATCTGTTCGACAAACCAAATCTTTTAGATACGTGTCTCCAAGACTACTCTAGTATGTTACCTGCTGACATAGCAGAGGAGgatcaagaattttttattagtgTAGCCGATTCGACATTGGAAGAGTGGACAAACAAGGGCCAGGAAATCCTTGATCAGCAATTCCAACTCTACcaagaaataataaagaaacgAATAGAATTGAGCTACAAATTCAAAGGGATTATATCAGTCATCAATGATAGGGCAGACGCCTTGGAGGAACAAGGCCAGCAATTAGAGggaaaaatcaagaaagtCAAGAGTTTAGCCAATGAAATTCTCGAcattatataaataattCATAATTGTTCCAATCTgctatatatatttttcagaaaaaagGAGACGAATGGTCTTGAGGAGATGATATTCcttttttgataatgaaTCATATCTTTCATATTTTAgatgatattgaaattATTTAACTATACATAAGGAGAGTCCTCAATGAAAAGGGGTAAAACAGATGACATGATAATAACTATATTAATTCATGCTTCTTAAGTTCTCTTTTTGTAACGTCTGTCTCTTTGAGCGGAAACATTGATGACAGATAATGGCAATTTCAAACCCAAAGATTTAACCAAATCAGAAGTTTGGTTGTCGACGTTCAAAACACCGTTAGAACGAGACAAGTCCAAAGCAGAGACTTCTGGGACGTATTGAtcctttctttctctttcttcttcttgcaatttgaaagagatACCTCTAACTGGACCCTTTTGGATTCTCTTCATCAAATGGGTAGTGTAACCAGCAATCTTGTTTCTCAATCTCTTGGATTGGATAGTGGCGATTTCATCACAAAGTCTCTTGTTGGTTTGGAAATCCATGGTCAACTTTGGATAGTAACGTTCAATCAAAGCCTTGGAGGCACGCTTGACGGTCTTAGTTCTAACTCTACCCTGTGGAAATATTTATAATCGAAGATTATAACATAAGTTAGTAAAATGCCCTTTCTTTAACAATTTTGGATAAAATGGAAAGCATCATTTAAACgcaattgaatattttcatGAGAATAGAGGTCTTAAGTATCTTCCTCATACATTCTCCTTAACACCTGTCGTAATCAATGTTTCATAGCCCTCTCATCTATTTATCTGAAATACATTCCACTGGTTCTCTTGTTTTCACTGTTTTCcacatttttcaataagtTCTGCCCTTAAGTCATGTTTTCGATATCATATCCATCACGTTTGGTGCTCCATCCACATTTCTTGGTACGtaccattttttattagtttGTCTTTATCTATTTTAAACTATCCTGGGATGAAAGAATCAAAGCTAATTCagtaatataaaaatacGTATTTACTTAAAGTTTACCCTTAACAGAACTAACACGAGCAAGGTAAAGGCCTGGGAGAGGCCCAGCGAACCGCGGTCTGAACCTTCTCTCTCATCTTCATTGCTATGGGCAGCGCGAATAATTCCGTTCAATGCGCGTTCTGAActaaagtttcaaaaaagcTAGAAAAAGTCGTCgcaaatattgaaaaatattccGGAACGTGTATGGGTCTAAAAATGCAAGATGTATGGGGGTCGCAGGaagttttttaatttcGCTGATTTTTCCAGCAGTTCAAATATTAGTGAAATAAACACGACTTTTAGAGGAAATGTTAGAGTCGCGATGGTAACTAGGCTAGGTTGAAGAAAGTCACACATAAGGCTCTTTGGAAACAATTCCATTCCCAATAAAGTTTTCAACTTTAATACATACATTCGGTGAAGAGGATGTCTAACAAATTCCATTGTGATGTTTGTTCAGCTGATTGCACGAACAGAGTAAGAGTGTCATGTGCTATCTGCCCGGAATACGACTTATGTGTACCCTGCTATTCACAAGGCTCATATACAGGAAACCATCGCCCTTACCACGATTATAGAATAATAGAAACCAATTCATATCCTATTCTTTGTCCTGAGTGGGGTGCAGATGAAGAACTGCAATTAATCAAGGGAGCGCAGACTTTAGGGCTCGGTAACTGGCAAGATATCGCTGAGCATATAGGTAGCAGGGACAAGGAAGAAGTTAAAGAGCATTACCTGAAGTATTATCTGGAAAGCAGTTACTATCCTATACCTGATATTACTCAAAACATACACGTACCGCAAGACGAATTTTTAGAACAACGAAGACATAGAATTGAATCATTCAGGGAAAGACCGTTAGAACCCCCTAGGAAGCCTATGGCATCAGTTCCGAGCTGTCACGAAGTTCAAGGTTTCATGCCTGGTAGATTGGAGTTTGAAACAGAGTTTGAGAACGAAGCAGAGGGACCAGTCAAAGATATGGTTTTTGAACCCGATGATCAGCCTTTGGATATTGAACTAAAGTTTGCCATCTTGGACATATATAATTCTAGATTGTCAACAAGagcagaaaagaaaaggttaTTGTTTGATAACCATTTGATGGATTACAGAAAATTGCAAGCCattgataaaaaaagaagcaaagaagCTAAAGAATTGTACAACCGAATCAAACCATTTGCTCGCGTTATGGCTGCACaggattttgaagaatttagcAAGGATATACTGGAAGAGCTACAATGCAGGACAAGGATACAGCAATTACAAGAATGGAGAAGCAATGGTTTAACGACGTTAGAAGCAGGCCTTAAATACGATCGAGATAAGCAAGCAAGAATTAGCACGTACGAGAAATTTGGCTCTTCTACGATGGCATCATTAAATGAGGGCAGTAGTCGTTACAGATCAAATTCCGCGCATAGATCGAATGCAGAATATTCTCAGAATTATAGCGAAAATGGTGgcaggaagaaaaacatgaCTATAAGTGATATTCAGCATGCATCTGACTATGCATTGTTGTCCAATGACGAGCAGCAACTGTGTATACAGCTCAAAATTTTACCAAAGCCATACCTTGTAATCAAAGAAGTCGTGTTCAGGGAGTTACTAAAGACTGGCGGCAACCTAAGCAAAAGCGCATGTAGGGAACTACTGAATATAGATGCAATTAAAGCAAATAGAATAtacgatttttttcaaagtcaaaaCTGGATgtaacaaaaaacaaagaaagcaattgtaattattattgaaatcaaaaaggcTTTTTATTCAGAACTTTTTATATACTATACAGCCGTCcctcctttttttttttttttttgtattattaGAAGAATAAcatttgtttgatttgtgATAGCATTTATAAGTCTACACTAATTtatttaaagttttttgaCAATCAGGTCTAGGATTTTGTATCGAGGATCGTCTTCCGcattcatctttttcaagtagTTGTCTTGTAAATAAGTAGAGTACTCGCTCTTTAATGATTTGATTAGCGAATTATCCAATTTCGATACGTATGCAAAGTGTTTTTTAACGGACAACTGCAATTGGTCAATATCAAGCTCTTGAACTGGCATGTATCTGATATTTAACGTGGTGTCAATCAGTACTGTTTTTAAATACAACTCGGGTAAATCCTTACGGAGCGAAAGATCGTACATATcgtttttccaaaattgcAAAATGTGATTGATAAGATAATCTCTTTCTAAATCTGGgaattcatcaaataattggatatattttattgatTGATTAAACAAGTAATTCAACGCTTCTTTGTTCAATTCAGAATTCATCTTAGAGTCTGAAATGGCATAATAGCCCTTATGCTTGTTAATGTAATGTTTACCTAAAGTTTTCATACACACGTCAAAAATAGTCAATGCAATATCTCCACGTAGCGCTGGGTTAGTCTCTGCATTACCTAACACGTTTATATCTGCTTCGGGCAGTTCATTCAATTTATCCTTCATAGAATCGCCTGTTGATGGAACTTGCACGTGAGATTTCTCTTCATCATTGGTCTCAGTATTCTTCTGTTCGTTTAGCATATCTAGTTCTTGTTCTCTTTCATTGATCAAACCCATCACTTTTCTTCTGTTAATCAACTTAGTGATGAAATTCAATTCGAACTTTATATATTCGTACCATAGCTTAGGTATATCAGGATTAAACTTCAAACCGTTCTGGAAGATGTTTCTACAACTCTTGAAATTAGCGTGAACTTCGTACTCGTACTTGGCACAACTAATCCATATATCCACATTTGTTGGATGTAATTTCAATAACTGGTTATAAATGTTGTGAATCTTCTTATATGATGTTTGGTTACCTCTAGCCTTCATGTAGTTCAAATACATGGCCCAGAACTTCAAATCTTGTGGAAATTTGTTCGTTCCTCTTTGATAAATAAAACCTATTCTTTGTTGAATGGACCAGTCAGATAGACTGTTAGTCTTTTTAGCCTGTAAGATTCTTTTACATCTCTTGGCACGTAGCTTGTTGACGTTGGTTTCATAATCAATGTATTTTACGTAATCGTTAATACTGGAACCTCTAGAGTTTAGCCTATGTTCAAAATcggttctttttttcatgattaAGGAAACCTCATTCTTGGTGAAAAGTCCCTTTTCCACCAGATCATCCATTTCGGGAATACATTGCTCCAAATAATATCTGGTCTTCGACATTATTGTGGTTTTCGGTTGGTTTTTCTATAGGTTACACTGCCGGTACTGACCACTTAGACGTGCTATATACTCTTATTCATAGCGATCATGATTTTTAGCTCATCGCCCAAATCTTTTtcgaaaattttcaagga encodes the following:
- the ADA2 gene encoding chromatin-binding transcription regulator ADA2 yields the protein MSNKFHCDVCSADCTNRVRVSCAICPEYDLCVPCYSQGSYTGNHRPYHDYRIIETNSYPILCPEWGADEELQLIKGAQTLGLGNWQDIAEHIGSRDKEEVKEHYLKYYLESSYYPIPDITQNIHVPQDEFLEQRRHRIESFRERPLEPPRKPMASVPSCHEVQGFMPGRLEFETEFENEAEGPVKDMVFEPDDQPLDIELKFAILDIYNSRLSTRAEKKRLLFDNHLMDYRKLQAIDKKRSKEAKELYNRIKPFARVMAAQDFEEFSKDILEELQCRTRIQQLQEWRSNGLTTLEAGLKYDRDKQARISTYEKFGSSTMASLNEGSSRYRSNSAHRSNAEYSQNYSENGGRKKNMTISDIQHASDYALLSNDEQQLCIQLKILPKPYLVIKEVVFRELLKTGGNLSKSACRELLNIDAIKANRIYDFFQSQNWM
- the UTP6 gene encoding snoRNA-binding rRNA-processing protein UTP6, with translation MSKTRYYLEQCIPEMDDLVEKGLFTKNEVSLIMKKRTDFEHRLNSRGSSINDYVKYIDYETNVNKLRAKRCKRILQAKKTNSLSDWSIQQRIGFIYQRGTNKFPQDLKFWAMYLNYMKARGNQTSYKKIHNIYNQLLKLHPTNVDIWISCAKYEYEVHANFKSCRNIFQNGLKFNPDIPKLWYEYIKFELNFITKLINRRKVMGLINEREQELDMLNEQKNTETNDEEKSHVQVPSTGDSMKDKLNELPEADINVLGNAETNPALRGDIALTIFDVCMKTLGKHYINKHKGYYAISDSKMNSELNKEALNYLFNQSIKYIQLFDEFPDLERDYLINHILQFWKNDMYDLSLRKDLPELYLKTVLIDTTLNIRYMPVQELDIDQLQLSVKKHFAYVSKLDNSLIKSLKSEYSTYLQDNYLKKMNAEDDPRYKILDLIVKKL